AAAGAAAATAGGTAGTTTAAGACCGCCAAGTGGCAATTGGGTAATACCGAATGAATTGGGCAATGAAATGGGCAATACGGGCATAAGCTAATCAACCACCTGCGGCAAGAGGGATCAGGAATGAAAAAATCGGTTGCCAATCGTTATCGCCTTTTCATCAGCAGCGTCCAAAAGGAACTCGCGGCGGAACGCCGTGCGGTAAAGGATTACATCCTTCATGATCCATTGCTAAGCCGGTTCATATCGGATGTATTCCTGTTCGAAGATATCCCTGCCGGAGACCGCAAGCCAGACGATATCTATCTGAGCGAAGTAGAACAGTGTGACATCTACTTGGCTATTCTTGGCAACGAATACGGATGGAAGAACGAGGACGGCAAGTCGCCGACTGAACTTGAGTTTGAACACGCAACCAAAACTCATCGTGAACGACTGGTTTTTGTGAAAGGCAATGACGACGAAGCGCGTGAACCTGATATGGCTAAACTGGTAGGCAGAGCGGGCCGCCAAGTCACCCGACGCCGTTTTTCTGACATCCCAGGCCTGATTCGTGAGGTCTACGCCAGTCTTGTCGAATGCTTGGAGAATCGGGGAGCGCTCAGGTCCACTGCTTCCATTTCCATGGAACGGAAAAGCGCAAGCCCATTGCATCCCAGCAACCTTATGAGGGAAGATTGCTCGAAGTGATCGATCAGGCGGTGGAGTTCGTTCTGGGTAAAATCGATCGCAGCGTGGGTACCCGCGCAACAGGCACGCAGGCACCCGTT
The Candidatus Desulfatibia profunda genome window above contains:
- a CDS encoding DUF4062 domain-containing protein, which produces MKKSVANRYRLFISSVQKELAAERRAVKDYILHDPLLSRFISDVFLFEDIPAGDRKPDDIYLSEVEQCDIYLAILGNEYGWKNEDGKSPTELEFEHATKTHRERLVFVKGNDDEAREPDMAKLVGRAGRQVTRRRFSDIPGLIREVYASLVECLENRGALRSTASISMERKSASPLHPSNLMREDCSK